One window of Bacillus sp. THAF10 genomic DNA carries:
- the holB gene encoding DNA polymerase III subunit delta', with the protein MVLKNWNDLESQPTVARIVMNSLERDRIAHAYLLDGMKGTGKKEVSYLFAKSLLCKNRQGVHPCQECTNCKRIDSRNHPDVHVVEPDGNSIKKQQIQFLQEEFTKTGLESKRKVYILEHADKMTTNAANSLLKFLEEPNQETFAFLLTENVNQMLNTIISRCQPLSFRALTSDGLVDKLVEEGISLPLAKSAAALTNSLEEAVELCRDDWFAEARSLVIKLYEAIFHRPQASLLFVQEKWMPHFSERKQLEIGLDLMLYIYKDMLYAQLAKEEQLVFVDCKELVQKLALQTTQHRVTEHLSYILQSKSRLASNVNPHLLMEHLALNLQEGY; encoded by the coding sequence ATGGTGTTGAAAAATTGGAACGACCTAGAAAGTCAGCCTACAGTGGCAAGAATAGTGATGAATAGTTTAGAACGCGATCGAATTGCTCATGCCTATTTGCTGGACGGAATGAAAGGAACTGGCAAGAAAGAGGTAAGTTATCTTTTTGCAAAAAGCCTGTTGTGTAAAAATAGGCAAGGCGTTCATCCGTGTCAGGAATGCACCAATTGTAAGCGGATTGATTCACGAAATCATCCAGACGTTCATGTGGTCGAGCCGGATGGTAATTCAATAAAGAAGCAGCAGATTCAATTTTTGCAAGAGGAGTTTACGAAAACAGGCCTGGAGTCAAAGCGTAAGGTATATATTCTGGAGCATGCGGATAAGATGACTACGAATGCTGCCAACAGCTTGCTGAAGTTTTTAGAGGAGCCAAATCAGGAAACATTTGCCTTTTTGCTAACGGAAAATGTGAATCAAATGTTAAACACCATTATTTCTAGATGTCAGCCTTTATCGTTCCGTGCTTTAACGTCTGATGGCTTGGTAGACAAGCTAGTTGAGGAAGGAATTTCGCTTCCATTAGCAAAGTCAGCAGCCGCATTAACGAACAGTCTTGAGGAAGCAGTAGAATTATGTCGAGATGATTGGTTTGCAGAAGCAAGAAGCTTAGTGATAAAATTGTATGAAGCGATCTTTCATCGCCCACAAGCATCCTTATTGTTTGTTCAAGAAAAGTGGATGCCACATTTTTCAGAGAGAAAGCAATTAGAGATAGGTTTAGATTTAATGCTCTATATTTATAAAGATATGCTATATGCTCAGTTAGCGAAAGAGGAGCAATTGGTGTTTGTCGACTGTAAGGAATTAGTCCAGAAGTTGGCTCTCCAGACGACCCAGCATCGTGTTACCGAGCATTTATCCTATATATTGCAAAGTAAGTCTCGGCTAGCATCCAATGTGAACCCGCACCTTCTCATGGAACATTTAGCGTTAAACTTGCAGGAGGGATATTAG
- a CDS encoding stage 0 sporulation family protein has protein sequence MYEVVGVRFKKAGKIYYFDPNGLDIHDNEFVIVETVRGVEFGKAVLGKKKVEENDVVLPLKKVLRKADQKDRLIVDENKKAASEAFDVCFSKVNDHGLDMKLVDVEYTFDRNKIIFYFTADGRVDFRELVKDLASIFRTRIELRQIGVRDEAKLLGGIGPCGRMLCCSTFLGDFEPVSIKMAKDQNLSLNPSKISGLCGRLMCCLKYENDEYESAKEQLPDLDEVVKTPSGMGRVVGLNILERVLQVELSGKERVVEYSLDELMQEGTLSTQATD, from the coding sequence TTGTATGAAGTAGTTGGAGTACGATTTAAAAAGGCAGGTAAAATATATTATTTTGACCCAAATGGGCTTGATATACATGATAATGAATTTGTCATTGTCGAAACGGTAAGAGGCGTTGAATTTGGAAAAGCTGTACTTGGTAAGAAAAAAGTGGAGGAGAACGATGTGGTTCTTCCGCTGAAAAAGGTGCTACGTAAAGCGGACCAAAAGGATCGTCTGATTGTCGATGAAAATAAAAAGGCAGCATCTGAGGCGTTTGATGTCTGTTTTTCCAAAGTAAATGATCATGGGCTTGATATGAAGCTTGTTGATGTGGAATATACATTTGACCGCAATAAAATTATCTTTTACTTTACAGCAGACGGACGAGTGGATTTTAGAGAGCTTGTTAAGGATTTAGCATCCATTTTTCGTACAAGAATTGAGCTTAGACAAATTGGTGTGCGGGATGAGGCCAAGCTTCTTGGTGGAATTGGACCGTGTGGCAGGATGCTGTGCTGTTCTACCTTTCTTGGAGATTTTGAACCAGTATCGATTAAAATGGCAAAAGATCAGAACTTGTCATTGAATCCTTCCAAAATTTCCGGCTTATGTGGCAGACTTATGTGTTGCCTAAAGTATGAGAATGACGAATATGAGTCAGCTAAAGAACAATTACCTGATTTGGATGAGGTAGTTAAAACTCCAAGTGGAATGGGACGAGTAGTTGGACTTAATATTCTTGAACGTGTATTACAGGTGGAGCTATCTGGCAAGGAACGGGTAGTGGAATATTCACTTGATGAACTGATGCAAGAAGGAACCCTTTCAACGCAAGCCACAGATTAA
- the yabA gene encoding DNA replication initiation control protein YabA, protein MDKKEIFDSVSNMEEQIGSLYKQLGELKEHLALIIEENNSVLVENSHLRKRLEQMTATEEHLSPKGKKQKKKEQETNKQTDIGEGYDNLARLYQEGFHICNLNFGSPRKEGDCMFCLSFLNKK, encoded by the coding sequence TTGGACAAGAAGGAAATTTTCGATTCTGTCAGCAACATGGAAGAACAGATAGGAAGTCTATATAAGCAGCTCGGAGAATTAAAGGAGCATTTAGCTCTTATAATAGAAGAAAACAATAGCGTGCTCGTGGAAAATAGCCATTTAAGAAAACGCTTAGAACAGATGACAGCAACGGAAGAGCACCTCTCCCCTAAGGGAAAAAAGCAAAAGAAAAAAGAGCAGGAAACAAACAAGCAAACCGATATTGGTGAGGGCTATGATAATCTGGCAAGATTATATCAAGAAGGCTTTCATATTTGTAATCTTAATTTCGGCAGTCCTAGAAAAGAAGGAGATTGCATGTTTTGCTTATCTTTCCTTAATAAAAAATGA
- a CDS encoding tRNA1(Val) (adenine(37)-N6)-methyltransferase, which produces MVRLLDDERLDYLLAENLRIIQSPSVFSFSLDAVLLAQFAYVPIQQGNIIDLCTGNGIIPLLLSKRSKATITGVEIQERLANMAERSFQYNELEHRLKVLPMDLKELPAMLGNKKVDVVTCNPPYFPVAEKGEKINANTHFAIARHEIACTLEDVVQVSSKIVKQGGKVAFVHRPGRLLDIVTLMRKYSIEPKRLQFVHAKLGKPANTILIEGIKQGNADLTILPPLLVYDEEGNYTAEVKKLLFGDQPERQEREG; this is translated from the coding sequence ATGGTTAGATTATTGGATGACGAGCGGTTGGATTATTTATTGGCAGAGAATCTCCGAATTATTCAAAGTCCCTCTGTCTTTTCCTTCTCTCTAGATGCCGTGCTTCTTGCTCAATTTGCCTATGTACCAATACAACAAGGCAACATTATCGATTTATGTACAGGAAATGGCATCATCCCTCTATTGCTAAGCAAGCGATCAAAAGCAACCATTACGGGGGTAGAAATTCAGGAGCGGCTTGCAAATATGGCAGAGCGTAGTTTTCAGTACAATGAATTAGAGCATCGTCTGAAGGTACTACCGATGGATTTAAAAGAACTACCTGCTATGCTTGGTAATAAAAAGGTAGATGTGGTCACCTGTAATCCTCCTTATTTTCCGGTTGCAGAAAAAGGGGAGAAAATAAATGCCAATACCCATTTTGCTATTGCCAGACACGAAATTGCTTGTACGTTAGAGGATGTGGTGCAGGTGAGCAGCAAAATCGTAAAGCAAGGGGGAAAAGTAGCCTTTGTGCATCGACCAGGAAGGCTTCTTGATATTGTAACTTTAATGAGAAAATATAGTATCGAACCTAAGAGACTGCAGTTCGTTCATGCAAAGCTAGGTAAGCCAGCAAACACCATATTAATAGAAGGAATTAAACAAGGAAATGCGGATTTAACTATATTGCCGCCATTGCTTGTATATGATGAGGAAGGCAACTATACTGCTGAAGTGAAGAAGCTCCTTTTTGGGGACCAACCAGAAAGGCAAGAAAGAGAGGGATAA
- the rsmI gene encoding 16S rRNA (cytidine(1402)-2'-O)-methyltransferase: MELWQQNSFSDSYTKGRLYLVPTPIGNLEDITYRSLRILKEVDFIAAEDTRQTKKLCNYFEITTPLLSYHEHNKEKSGRKLIELLVEGKDVALVSDAGMPSISDPGYEIVTEALAQKLFVVPLPGANAALTALIASGLVSQPFYFYGFLDRQKKDKKKELETLKKLEATFILYESPHRLKDTLKLMLEIIGDRSIVVSRELTKKFEEFTRGKISEVLALYEEQGVKGECCLIIEGNKETTSDEDATWWENLSLEAHVHHYEESKGVSSKEAIKMVAKDRGISKREVYQAYHVNE; this comes from the coding sequence ATGGAATTATGGCAGCAGAATAGTTTTTCAGACAGCTATACGAAAGGAAGACTCTATCTTGTCCCTACTCCCATTGGTAATTTGGAGGATATTACGTATCGTTCCTTAAGAATATTAAAGGAAGTTGATTTTATTGCTGCAGAGGACACAAGACAAACAAAGAAGCTATGTAATTATTTTGAAATAACAACTCCGCTTCTAAGCTACCATGAGCACAATAAAGAAAAGAGTGGCAGAAAGCTAATAGAACTGCTTGTAGAAGGAAAAGATGTGGCGCTGGTGAGCGATGCTGGCATGCCTTCTATTTCCGATCCAGGCTATGAAATCGTAACAGAAGCTTTAGCGCAAAAGCTTTTTGTTGTCCCTCTCCCTGGTGCGAACGCTGCTTTAACTGCCTTAATTGCGTCAGGATTAGTGTCGCAGCCGTTCTATTTTTATGGTTTTTTGGATCGTCAGAAAAAAGACAAGAAAAAGGAATTAGAAACCTTAAAAAAGCTCGAGGCAACCTTTATTCTATATGAGTCTCCTCATCGCTTGAAGGACACGTTAAAGCTGATGCTAGAAATCATCGGTGATCGCTCGATTGTTGTGAGCAGGGAGCTGACAAAAAAGTTCGAAGAGTTTACGCGTGGAAAAATCTCTGAGGTGTTAGCTCTTTATGAAGAGCAGGGAGTGAAGGGTGAATGCTGCCTTATAATAGAAGGAAACAAGGAAACGACTTCCGATGAGGATGCCACTTGGTGGGAAAATCTTTCACTAGAAGCCCATGTCCACCACTATGAAGAATCAAAGGGTGTCTCATCAAAGGAAGCGATAAAAATGGTGGCAAAGGATCGAGGAATTTCTAAACGAGAAGTATACCAAGCTTATCATGTGAACGAATAA
- a CDS encoding AbrB/MazE/SpoVT family DNA-binding domain-containing protein has product MKSTGIVRKVDELGRVVIPIELRRTLGIAEKDALEIYVDDEKIILKKYKPNMTCQVTGEVSDSNLSLAEGKIILSREGAEKIIQEIQNNLQTK; this is encoded by the coding sequence ATGAAATCTACTGGTATTGTACGTAAAGTTGATGAACTAGGTCGTGTGGTTATTCCTATCGAGCTTAGAAGAACATTAGGCATCGCTGAGAAGGATGCTTTAGAAATTTATGTAGATGACGAAAAAATCATCTTGAAAAAATACAAGCCAAACATGACTTGCCAAGTTACTGGTGAAGTATCTGACAGCAACCTTTCTCTTGCAGAAGGAAAAATCATTCTTAGCCGTGAAGGTGCAGAAAAGATTATCCAAGAAATCCAAAACAATCTTCAAACAAAATAA
- the metG gene encoding methionine--tRNA ligase: protein MVADKKTFYITTPIYYPSGNLHIGHAYTTVAGDAMARYKRLKGYDVMYLTGTDEHGQKIQRKAEEKGITPQQYVDEIVSGIKDLWQKLDISYDDFIRTTESRHKEVVEKIFKQLLDQGDIYLDEYEGWYSVPDETYYREHQLVDPIMENGKVVGGKSPDSGHPVELVREQSYFFRMGKYVDRLLQYYEENPEFIQPESRKNEMVNNFIKPGLEDLAVSRTSFDWGVKVPGDPKHVIYVWIDALSNYITALGYGTDNDQKYLKYWPADVHLVGKEIVRFHTIYWPIMLMALDLPLPKKVFAHGWLLMKDGKMSKSKGNVVDPVTLIDRYGLDALRYYLLREVPFGADGVFTPEGFVERVNYDLANDLGNLLNRTVAMIDKYFDGEIPIYNGNVTEFDETLSKLATNIVQQYEEAMENMEFSVALSSIWQLVSRTNKYIDETQPWVLAKNEETKDQLASVMGHLAESLRFIGILLKPFLTRTPGKIFAQLGVADAQTEWDSLAQFGQIPAGTKTTKAEPIFPRLDVKEEVEHIKSVMQPPVVEKEQEEKPVEAAPESEEITIDDFMKVDLRVAQVTHCEPVKKADKLLKLQLDLGYETRQVVSGIAKFYTPEELVGKRVICVTNLKPVKLRGELSQGMILAGQKDGVLSLASVDESLPLGAKVK, encoded by the coding sequence ATGGTAGCCGATAAAAAAACTTTTTATATTACGACGCCTATCTATTATCCTAGTGGTAATTTACATATTGGTCATGCCTATACGACAGTTGCGGGAGACGCAATGGCTCGTTATAAGCGACTAAAGGGCTATGATGTTATGTATTTAACAGGTACAGATGAACATGGCCAAAAAATCCAACGTAAAGCAGAGGAAAAAGGCATCACACCACAGCAATATGTGGATGAAATAGTGTCAGGCATTAAGGATCTTTGGCAAAAACTAGATATCTCATATGATGATTTTATTCGTACAACCGAGAGTCGCCACAAAGAGGTAGTCGAAAAGATTTTCAAGCAGCTACTAGATCAAGGCGATATTTACCTTGATGAATATGAAGGCTGGTATTCTGTTCCAGATGAAACTTATTATCGTGAACATCAGCTTGTCGATCCAATTATGGAAAACGGAAAAGTCGTTGGAGGGAAAAGTCCTGACAGCGGGCATCCGGTAGAGCTTGTGAGAGAGCAGTCCTATTTCTTTAGAATGGGCAAATACGTAGACAGATTGCTACAGTATTACGAAGAAAATCCTGAGTTCATTCAGCCGGAGTCCCGGAAGAATGAAATGGTGAATAACTTTATTAAGCCTGGACTTGAGGACTTGGCCGTTTCTCGTACTTCTTTTGACTGGGGAGTAAAAGTTCCTGGTGATCCAAAGCATGTTATCTATGTATGGATTGATGCGTTGTCCAATTATATTACCGCTCTTGGCTATGGTACCGACAACGATCAGAAATATTTAAAATATTGGCCTGCAGATGTGCATCTTGTAGGAAAGGAAATTGTCCGTTTCCATACTATTTATTGGCCAATTATGCTGATGGCTCTTGACCTTCCGTTACCGAAAAAGGTGTTTGCCCATGGCTGGTTATTAATGAAGGATGGAAAGATGTCTAAATCAAAGGGGAATGTCGTAGACCCTGTCACGTTGATTGACCGTTACGGCTTAGATGCACTTCGTTACTATTTATTAAGAGAGGTTCCATTTGGAGCCGATGGAGTGTTCACGCCTGAAGGCTTTGTGGAGCGTGTGAATTATGATCTCGCTAATGATCTTGGGAACTTGTTGAATCGCACGGTGGCAATGATAGATAAGTACTTTGATGGGGAAATTCCTATTTATAATGGGAATGTTACGGAATTTGATGAAACTCTAAGCAAACTCGCAACAAATATTGTTCAGCAGTATGAAGAAGCGATGGAAAATATGGAATTCTCCGTTGCGTTATCCTCCATCTGGCAGCTTGTGAGCCGAACAAACAAATACATTGATGAAACACAGCCTTGGGTTTTAGCTAAAAATGAAGAAACGAAAGATCAGCTTGCATCTGTAATGGGTCATTTAGCAGAATCTCTTCGTTTTATCGGTATCCTACTAAAGCCATTCCTAACAAGAACACCTGGGAAAATTTTTGCCCAGCTTGGAGTAGCGGATGCGCAAACAGAATGGGATAGTCTCGCGCAGTTCGGTCAAATTCCAGCGGGTACAAAAACAACGAAGGCAGAGCCAATCTTCCCTAGACTAGATGTAAAAGAGGAAGTGGAGCATATTAAATCAGTTATGCAGCCACCTGTTGTTGAAAAAGAGCAAGAAGAAAAGCCAGTAGAAGCGGCACCTGAATCGGAAGAAATTACAATTGATGATTTTATGAAGGTAGACTTACGAGTAGCCCAAGTAACGCATTGTGAGCCTGTAAAAAAAGCTGATAAATTATTAAAGCTTCAATTGGATCTTGGCTATGAAACACGCCAAGTTGTTTCAGGAATTGCAAAATTCTATACTCCTGAAGAATTAGTAGGCAAGCGGGTCATTTGTGTAACAAACTTAAAGCCAGTAAAACTTCGCGGTGAGCTGTCACAAGGGATGATTTTGGCAGGTCAAAAGGATGGAGTGCTCTCCTTAGCATCTGTTGATGAGTCTCTACCACTTGGTGCAAAAGTGAAATAA
- a CDS encoding TatD family hydrolase, whose protein sequence is MLFDTHVHLNADQYSEDLEEVINRAKEEKVENMVVVGFDKKTINKAMELVEAYDFLYAAIGWHPVDAIDMTEEDLAWIEELTHHEKVVAIGEMGLDYHWDKSPKDVQKEVFRKQIALAKKVKLPIIIHNRDATADVVQILREENAQEVGGIMHCFTGSLEVAKECMEMNFYISFGGPVTFKNAKKPKEVVKEIPLDKLLIETDCPYLTPHPYRGKRNEPSYVRLVANEIAELREMSVEEVAEKTTANAKKLFGIN, encoded by the coding sequence TTGTTATTCGATACACATGTACATTTAAATGCAGATCAGTATAGCGAAGATTTAGAGGAAGTCATCAATAGAGCAAAAGAGGAAAAAGTGGAAAACATGGTGGTCGTGGGCTTTGATAAAAAGACCATTAACAAGGCAATGGAGCTAGTGGAGGCCTATGATTTTCTTTATGCCGCTATCGGCTGGCACCCAGTAGACGCAATTGATATGACAGAGGAAGACCTGGCGTGGATCGAGGAGCTAACTCATCATGAAAAAGTAGTAGCCATTGGAGAAATGGGGCTTGATTATCATTGGGACAAGTCACCAAAGGATGTGCAAAAAGAGGTATTTCGTAAGCAAATTGCCCTTGCGAAAAAAGTGAAGCTGCCAATCATCATTCATAACAGAGATGCAACAGCTGATGTGGTCCAAATACTTCGGGAGGAAAACGCACAAGAAGTAGGAGGAATCATGCATTGCTTTACAGGTAGCCTGGAGGTTGCGAAGGAATGTATGGAGATGAATTTTTATATTTCCTTTGGTGGTCCTGTTACGTTCAAAAATGCCAAAAAGCCAAAAGAAGTCGTCAAGGAGATCCCGCTTGATAAATTGTTAATTGAAACAGACTGTCCGTACTTAACACCACATCCGTACAGGGGAAAAAGGAACGAACCAAGCTATGTGCGGTTGGTGGCAAATGAAATTGCTGAGCTGAGAGAGATGTCAGTAGAGGAAGTAGCAGAAAAAACAACAGCAAATGCTAAAAAATTGTTCGGCATAAACTGA
- a CDS encoding G5 and 3D domain-containing protein has translation MLNSMKKLFSGSLSRTKLGMIITSFIVLSTILGLSVFEGTKAAVTVNANGEEVTLRTHAKTVADILKELDISVHPQDQLEPSKDTAVTNSMNITWMQAKEVTIVMDEKEQKVFTTAETVKQLLTEQDIDVKEHDQLNHSLNTAIENDLVIQINKAFEVTLNDGGEKKQVWSTSTTVADFLEQHDIAVNKLDRVEPSLEELVAKDSVVKITRVEKVTDVVEEPIDFAVVTRNDSNLDKGKEKVVQEGKAGTVANHYEVILENGKEVSRELVKTETVKESLDRVVAVGTKSPPPPKPQQVVSRSTASSSKEFYVTATAYTAYCNGCSGVTTTGINLRTNPDVKVIAVDPSVIPLGTKVYVEGYGYAVAGDTGGAIKGHKIDVFFADKDSAYRWGRKKVKIKVLD, from the coding sequence ATGTTAAATAGCATGAAAAAACTGTTTTCTGGTTCGTTAAGCAGGACGAAGCTGGGAATGATAATTACTAGTTTCATAGTCTTGTCAACGATACTTGGCTTGAGTGTCTTTGAGGGCACAAAGGCTGCTGTAACTGTGAATGCCAACGGTGAGGAAGTCACGTTGCGCACGCACGCGAAAACTGTAGCAGATATTTTGAAAGAGCTGGATATATCTGTTCACCCGCAAGATCAGTTAGAACCTTCAAAAGATACGGCCGTCACAAATTCCATGAATATTACGTGGATGCAAGCAAAAGAAGTGACGATTGTCATGGATGAGAAGGAACAGAAAGTTTTCACCACGGCAGAGACAGTAAAACAATTACTTACCGAGCAAGATATAGATGTAAAAGAGCATGATCAATTAAATCATAGCTTGAACACCGCCATTGAAAATGATTTGGTGATACAAATCAATAAAGCATTTGAAGTCACCTTGAATGACGGTGGTGAAAAGAAGCAAGTATGGTCCACTTCGACTACGGTCGCTGACTTTTTAGAACAGCACGATATCGCAGTAAATAAACTTGATCGAGTAGAGCCTAGTCTAGAAGAATTAGTAGCAAAAGATTCTGTAGTGAAAATAACTAGAGTTGAAAAGGTCACCGATGTAGTGGAAGAGCCTATTGATTTCGCTGTCGTTACGAGAAATGATAGCAACCTGGATAAAGGGAAAGAGAAAGTTGTTCAGGAAGGAAAAGCTGGGACAGTTGCAAACCATTATGAAGTAATTCTTGAGAATGGCAAAGAAGTGTCCCGTGAGTTAGTGAAAACAGAAACAGTAAAAGAATCACTTGATCGCGTTGTTGCTGTAGGTACAAAGTCCCCTCCACCACCAAAGCCTCAACAGGTGGTGTCAAGAAGCACAGCGTCAAGCTCCAAGGAATTCTATGTGACGGCAACTGCCTATACGGCATATTGCAATGGGTGCAGTGGCGTAACGACGACAGGGATAAACCTGAGAACCAATCCTGATGTTAAAGTGATCGCTGTCGATCCATCAGTCATCCCACTAGGAACGAAGGTGTATGTAGAGGGCTATGGCTACGCTGTTGCAGGGGATACAGGTGGCGCTATTAAAGGACATAAAATTGATGTGTTCTTTGCTGACAAAGACTCTGCATATCGTTGGGGCAGGAAAAAAGTAAAAATCAAAGTGTTAGATTAA
- the rnmV gene encoding ribonuclease M5 → MKIKEIIVVEGKDDTVAIKRAVDADTIETGGSAINDEILNRIKHAQSTRGVIVFTDPDFPGDKIRQTITQAVPGCKHAFLPKHKARPKHGKGIGVEHATPSDIKQALEGLHQEYEQEIEAIPYEVLIDYGLIAGPQAKSRREKLGQELNIGYTNGKQLQKRLQMFHIPLIQLEEAMTKMTQEEH, encoded by the coding sequence ATGAAAATAAAAGAAATAATTGTGGTGGAAGGAAAAGATGATACGGTAGCGATTAAACGGGCGGTTGACGCTGATACCATCGAAACAGGCGGTTCTGCCATCAATGATGAAATACTAAACAGAATAAAGCACGCCCAATCGACCAGGGGTGTGATTGTTTTTACTGATCCAGATTTTCCAGGTGATAAAATACGGCAAACGATTACCCAGGCCGTTCCTGGTTGTAAGCATGCCTTTTTGCCTAAACATAAAGCACGTCCAAAACATGGCAAAGGAATTGGTGTGGAGCATGCCACTCCAAGCGATATTAAGCAAGCATTGGAGGGTCTGCATCAGGAATATGAACAAGAAATCGAAGCTATCCCCTATGAGGTTCTGATAGACTATGGATTAATAGCAGGACCACAAGCGAAAAGCAGACGGGAAAAGCTTGGTCAAGAGCTGAATATCGGGTACACCAATGGCAAGCAGCTGCAAAAACGCCTGCAAATGTTTCATATACCATTGATTCAGCTGGAAGAAGCCATGACCAAAATGACTCAGGAGGAGCATTAA
- the rsmA gene encoding 16S rRNA (adenine(1518)-N(6)/adenine(1519)-N(6))-dimethyltransferase RsmA → MHRDIATPKRTKEILDKYGFSFKKSLGQNFLIDTNILRNIVEYGEVSEKTVAIEIGPGIGALTEQIAKKARKVFAFEIDQRLLPILEDTLSPYDNVKVIHKDILKANVEELIGNELKDFEEVRVVANLPYYVTTPIIMKLLEENIALTSITVMLQKEVAERMAAKPGTKEYGSLSIAVQYYTTAETVMIVPKTVFVPQPNVDSAVIRLIKREVPAVKVKNEDFFFEVVRASFAQRRKTILNNLTSNLPDGKQKKQQIEAALANASIDPKRRGETLSIAEFGALSDELIAHFK, encoded by the coding sequence ATGCATAGAGATATTGCCACACCGAAAAGAACAAAAGAAATTCTTGATAAATATGGTTTTTCCTTTAAGAAAAGCTTAGGACAAAACTTTCTAATTGACACAAACATCCTTCGAAACATAGTGGAGTACGGGGAGGTTTCTGAGAAAACAGTAGCGATAGAAATTGGGCCTGGAATTGGCGCCCTCACAGAACAAATTGCAAAAAAAGCTCGCAAGGTTTTCGCCTTTGAGATTGACCAGCGCCTTTTACCTATTCTAGAAGACACGCTATCCCCTTATGATAACGTAAAGGTGATTCATAAGGATATTTTAAAAGCGAATGTTGAGGAGCTAATTGGGAACGAATTAAAAGACTTTGAAGAGGTCCGTGTGGTAGCAAACTTGCCATACTATGTGACCACACCGATTATCATGAAGCTTTTAGAGGAGAATATTGCCCTAACAAGTATTACGGTAATGCTGCAAAAAGAAGTTGCAGAACGGATGGCGGCAAAGCCAGGTACAAAAGAGTATGGGTCTCTTTCCATCGCCGTTCAATATTACACAACAGCAGAAACCGTCATGATCGTACCGAAAACAGTCTTTGTTCCTCAACCTAATGTGGACTCAGCTGTGATTCGCCTTATCAAGAGGGAAGTACCAGCAGTTAAGGTAAAAAATGAAGATTTCTTCTTTGAAGTCGTTCGAGCAAGCTTTGCACAAAGAAGAAAAACCATCCTCAATAACCTTACAAGCAATTTACCAGATGGAAAGCAAAAGAAACAACAAATTGAGGCTGCGCTTGCCAATGCCTCCATTGATCCAAAAAGAAGAGGAGAAACCCTCTCAATAGCAGAATTTGGCGCGCTAAGTGACGAGCTCATCGCCCATTTTAAATAA